From one Solanum stenotomum isolate F172 chromosome 12, ASM1918654v1, whole genome shotgun sequence genomic stretch:
- the LOC125848944 gene encoding putative methylesterase 11, chloroplastic, with product MGMCLSRSSGPVKKRQSKRLTNQSAAAVNGGGSNRWSRNRSSKRDDSIIQERALAAAILLQQQMQNGGGGGAAPFDRSASLRYPNSNSKKNQPLPRSSSSRARSLTDPLLQPHQLVNQEVKVDDLETNHFVLVHGGGFGAWCWYKTIALLEEAGFKVTAVDLTGSGIHSFDTNSIASLSQYVQPLTDFLEKLADGEKVILVGHDFGGACISFAMELHSLKVSKAVFVAAAMLTSGQSALDMFSQKTDSNDLMRQSQIFIYANGNDKPPTAIDLDKSLLRDLLFNHSPAKDVALASVSMRPIPFSPVLEKLCLTDSKYGSVRRFYIETTEDNAIPIALQQNLISNNPPEQVFHLKGADHSPFFSKPQGLHRILVDISRIPST from the exons ATGGGCATGTGTTTATCACGGAGTTCCGGCCCCGTGAAGAAGCGGCAATCCAAACGTTTAACGAATCAATCGGCGGCCGCCGTTAATGGCGGCGGGAGCAACAGGTGGTCTAGGAATCGATCGTCTAAGAGAGACGATTCCATCATTCAGGAGCGAGCTCTGGCCGCCGCGATTCTCCTACAGCAGCAAATGCAAAACGGCGGAGGAGGTGGTGCTGCTCCTTTTGATCGTTCAGCTTCGCTTCGGTATCCGAATTCGAATTCTAAGAAGAATCAACCTCTGCCGCGTTCCTCTAGCTCTAGGGCTCGCTCTCTTACTGATCCTCTTCTTCAGCCTCACCAGCTTGTGAACCAG GAAGTGAAGGTTGATGATTTAGAGACGAACCATTTCGTCCTCGTTCATGGTGGTGGATTTGGGGCCTGGTGTTGGTATAAAACCATTGCACTTTTAGAAGAAGCTGGATTTAAAGTTACTGCAGTTGATTTAACTGGTTCAGGCATTCATTCTTTCGACACAAATAGCATCGCAAGCCTATCGCAATATGTACAGCCGCTTACTGATTTTCTTGAGAAGCTTGCTGATGGAGAGAAG GTGATTTTGGTGGGACATGATTTTGGCGGTGCATGTATATCTTTTGCGATGGAGCTCCATTCCCTTAAGGTTTCGAAAGCTGTGTTTGTTGCTGCTGCAATGCTCACTAGTGGACAAAGTGCCCTTGATATGTTCTCACAAAAG ACGGATTCAAATGACCTTATGAGACAgtctcaaatatttatttatgccAATGGGAATGACAAGCCTCCAACTGCTATTGATTTGGACAAGTCACTCCTCAGGGACTTGTTATTCAACCATAGTCCTGCTAAG GATGTTGCATTAGCATCTGTCTCAATGAGGCCGATTCCCTTTTCCCCAGTTTTGGAGAAGCTTTGTCTTACCGACTCCAAGTATGGCTCTGTTAGGCGGTTTTATATAGAAACAACGGAAGATAATGCGATACCGATAGCCTTACAGCAAAACCTAATTAGCAATAATCCTCCAGAACAAGTTTTTCACCTTAAGGGTGCTGATCACTCGCCTTTTTTCTCCAAGCCTCAAGGCCTACATAGGATACTGGTAGATATCTCCAGGATTCCATCAACATGA
- the LOC125848958 gene encoding protein SPIRAL1-like 1: MGRGVSAGGGQSSLGYLFGSGEPANNSQTARNQEKAPTNEPASKPAAVAQPVDNTKNVPAGIHSNNTNNYFRADGQNCGNFLTERRSTKVQAAPGGGSSLGYLFGDGSSK, encoded by the exons ATGGGCCGCGGAGTGAGTGCTGGGGGCGGTCAGAGTTCCTTGGGCTACCTGTTTGGAAGTGGAGAGCCTGCTAACAATTCTCAGACTGCTCGCAACCAGGAAAAGGCTCCAACTAATGAGCCTGCCTCAAAGCCAGCTGCTGTTGCACAACCTGTGGATAACACCAAGAATGTACCAGCAGGCATTCACAGTAACAACACAAACAACTATTTTCGTGCTGATGGCCAGAACTGCGGCAACTTTCTAACA GAAAGGCGTTCAACCAAGGTCCAAGCAGCACCTGGTGGTGGATCTTCCTTGGGGTATTTATTTGGTGATGGCAGCAGCAAGTGA